The Bos taurus isolate L1 Dominette 01449 registration number 42190680 breed Hereford chromosome 18, ARS-UCD2.0, whole genome shotgun sequence genome has a window encoding:
- the TFPT gene encoding TCF3 fusion partner homolog, translated as MELEQREGTMAAVGFEEFSAPPGSELALPPLFGGHILESELETEVEFVSGGLGGSGLRERDEEEEAARGRRRRQRELNRRKYQALGRRCREIEQVNERVLNRLHQVQRITRRLQQERRFLMRVLDSYGDDYRSSQFTIVLEDEGSQGTDAPTPGNAENEPPDKEGLSPPRRTPAPPEPGSPAPGEGPSGRKRRRAPRDTRRVGAALTPELAPIKVEEDFGFEADEALDSSWVSRGPDKLLPYPTLASPPFD; from the exons ATGGAACTGGAGCAGAGAGAGGG GACCATGGCCGCCGTGGGCTTCGAGGAGTTCTCGGCGCCGCCAGGCTCGGAGTTGGCGCTGCCTCCGCTCTTCGGTGGTCACATCCTGGAGAGCGAGCTTGAGACCGAAGTGGAGTTTGTGTCCGGGGGTCTGGGCGGCTCCGGGCTCCGGGAGCGAGATGAAGAGGAAGAGGCAGCCCGGGGCCGTCGGCGGCGCCAGAGGGAACTAAATCGCAGGAAGTACCAGGCGCTGGGTCGGCGCTGCCGGGAGATCGAGCAG GTGAACGAGCGGGTCCTGAACAGGCTCCACCAGGTGCAGAGAATAACTCGGAGACTCCAGCAGGAACGGAG GTTCCTCATGAGAGTGCTGGACTCCTACGGCGATGACTACCGCTCCAGCCAGTTCACCATCGTGCTGGAG GATGAGGGCAGCCAGGGCACAGATGCCCCCACCCCCGGCAATGCAGAGAACGAGCCTCCAGATAAAGAGGGGCTGTCCCCACCTCGGAGGACGCCCGCACCCCCGGAGCCAGGCAGCCCGGCCCCCGGTGAGGGGCCCAGCGGGAGGAAGAGGCGGCGAGCACCCCGCGACACCCGGCGAGTCGGGGCTGCGCTGACCCCGGAACTGGCCCCG ATCAAGGTTGAGGAAGACTTTGGCTTTGAAGCGGACGAGGCCCTCGACTCAAGCTGGGTTTCTCGGGGGCCAGACAAACTGCTGCCCTACCCCACCCTAGCCAGCCCCCCCTTTGACTAA
- the NDUFA3 gene encoding NADH dehydrogenase [ubiquinone] 1 alpha subcomplex subunit 3 codes for MAERVAAFLKNVWAKEPVLVASFAIAGLAVILPTLSPYTKYSLMINRATPYNYPVPLRDDGNMPDVPSHPQDPQGPSLEWLKRL; via the exons ATGGCTGAGA GAGTCGCAGCCTTCCTCAAGAATGTCTGGGCCAAGGAACCGGTGCTAGTGGCATCCTTCGCCATTGCGGGCCTCG CTGTAATCCTGCCCACACTCAGCCCCTACACCAAGTACTCGCTCATGATCAACCGGGCCACACCCTACAACTACCCAG TGCCCCTCCGAGACGACGGGAACATGCCCGACGTGCCCAGCCACCCCCAGGACCCCCAGGGCCCAAGCCTGGAGTGGCTGAAGAGACTGTGA
- the OSCAR gene encoding osteoclast-associated immunoglobulin-like receptor isoform X2 → MAEVLSLQLLTLWLVCHADSTPAAARSSPWAPKKSEDPGSHAYSVSPASNPRPWLSAQPAAVVTPGVNVTLRCQAPQPAWRFAVFRSAELTTMIHRDVSAELAEFFLEEVTPAQGGSYHCCYWRRGWDPDVWSHPSDALELLVTDELPRPSLVALPAPVVVPGANVSLRCAGRLRGMSFALYREGEAAPLQYQDSQQPWADFPLLGARAPGTYTCYYHTPSAPYVLSARSEPLVVRADGRRG, encoded by the exons ATGGCGGAGGTGCTGAGCCTGCAGCTGCTGACTCTCT GGCTGGTGTGTCACGCAGACAGCACTCCAGCTG CTGCCCGCTCATCTCCTTGGGCTCCCAAGAAGTCCGAGGACCCAGGCAGCCACGCTTACTCAGTCTCCCCAGCCTCCAACCCCAGGCCCTGGCTGAGCGCTCAGCCCGCTGCAGTTGTGACCCCTGGGGTCAATGTCACCCTGAGGTGCCAGGCACCCCAGCCCGCCTGGAGGTTTGCAGTCTTCAGGTCTGCAGAGCTCACTACTATGATTCACCGGGATGTATCTGCGGAACTGGCGGAgttcttcctggaggaggtgaccccAGCCCAGGGGGGCAGTTACCACTGCTGCTACTGGAGGCGAGGCTGGGACCCAGATGTCTGGTCCCACCCCAGTGATGCCCTGGAACTGCTGGTGACAG ACGAGCTGCCGCGCCCTTCGCTGGTGGCGCTGCCCGCGCCGGTGGTAGTGCCCGGGGCCAACGTGAGTCTGCGCTGCGCCGGCCGCCTGCGGGGCATGAGCTTCGCGCTGTACCGCGAGGGCGAGGCGGCCCCGCTGCAGTACCAGGATTCGCAGCAGCCCTGGGCCGACTTCCCGCTGCTCGGCGCGCGCGCGCCCGGCACCTACACCTGCTACTACCACACGCCCTCCGCCCCCTACGTGCTGTCGGCGCGCAGCGAGCCGCTGGTGGTCCGCGCGGACG ggagaagaggatga
- the OSCAR gene encoding osteoclast-associated immunoglobulin-like receptor isoform X1 → MAEVLSLQLLTLWLVCHADSTPAAARSSPWAPKKSEDPGSHAYSVSPASNPRPWLSAQPAAVVTPGVNVTLRCQAPQPAWRFAVFRSAELTTMIHRDVSAELAEFFLEEVTPAQGGSYHCCYWRRGWDPDVWSHPSDALELLVTDELPRPSLVALPAPVVVPGANVSLRCAGRLRGMSFALYREGEAAPLQYQDSQQPWADFPLLGARAPGTYTCYYHTPSAPYVLSARSEPLVVRADGSGASDYTQGNVLRLGLGGLVLISLGALVVFDWHSQNRPSGNVWA, encoded by the exons ATGGCGGAGGTGCTGAGCCTGCAGCTGCTGACTCTCT GGCTGGTGTGTCACGCAGACAGCACTCCAGCTG CTGCCCGCTCATCTCCTTGGGCTCCCAAGAAGTCCGAGGACCCAGGCAGCCACGCTTACTCAGTCTCCCCAGCCTCCAACCCCAGGCCCTGGCTGAGCGCTCAGCCCGCTGCAGTTGTGACCCCTGGGGTCAATGTCACCCTGAGGTGCCAGGCACCCCAGCCCGCCTGGAGGTTTGCAGTCTTCAGGTCTGCAGAGCTCACTACTATGATTCACCGGGATGTATCTGCGGAACTGGCGGAgttcttcctggaggaggtgaccccAGCCCAGGGGGGCAGTTACCACTGCTGCTACTGGAGGCGAGGCTGGGACCCAGATGTCTGGTCCCACCCCAGTGATGCCCTGGAACTGCTGGTGACAG ACGAGCTGCCGCGCCCTTCGCTGGTGGCGCTGCCCGCGCCGGTGGTAGTGCCCGGGGCCAACGTGAGTCTGCGCTGCGCCGGCCGCCTGCGGGGCATGAGCTTCGCGCTGTACCGCGAGGGCGAGGCGGCCCCGCTGCAGTACCAGGATTCGCAGCAGCCCTGGGCCGACTTCCCGCTGCTCGGCGCGCGCGCGCCCGGCACCTACACCTGCTACTACCACACGCCCTCCGCCCCCTACGTGCTGTCGGCGCGCAGCGAGCCGCTGGTGGTCCGCGCGGACG GCTCGGGCGCCTCTGACTACACCCAGGGCAACGTCCTCCGCCTGGGGCTGGGCGGCCTGGTTCTCATCTCGCTGGGCGCACTGGTCGTTTTCGACTGGCACAGCCAGAATCGCCCCTCTGGCAACGTCTGGGCCTGA
- the TARM1 gene encoding T-cell-interacting, activating receptor on myeloid cells protein 1 isoform X2, which produces MMLSKLLLLLCFRLCVGQADRGRAEVLPKPSLRAWPSSVVPDGSSVTLRCGTPTRDVSFALRKGARVWEMVQSPDSTEGQAEFHLPDVKSSHAGEYTCEYHRRGNPHVSARPSDALLLLVTGYLRQPSLQAHRRGPVTEGQEVTLQCQRPAAELGPVMFALLKAGSAAPVQVRAPAGRETDFSLRNLSAGDSGNYSCVYYQARAPFRASQASPRLEIRVAGTKTNARLEPFLAEAEILQGPDAVLLSSVF; this is translated from the exons ATGATGCTCTCCAAACTACTTCTCCTTCTCTGCTTCA GGCTGTGTGTAGGCCAAGCAGACCGAGGAAGAGCTG AGGTGCTTCCCAAGCCCTCCCTCAGGGCCTGGCCCAGCTCGGTGGTCCCCGACGGGAGCTCTGTGACCCTGCGATGCGGGACTCCCACCAGGGATGTAAGCTTTGCTCTCAGGAAGGGGGCACGCGTCTGGGAGATGGTCCAGTCACCCGACTCCACAGAGGGCCAGGCTGAATTCCATCTCCCCGATGTAAAGTCCAGCCACGCGGGCGAGTACACCTGCGAATACCACAGGAGGGGGAACCCCCACGTGAGCGCACGGCCCAGCGACGCCCTGCTACTGCTGGTGACGG GGTATCTCCGTCAACCTTCCCTCCAAGCACACCGAAGGGGGCCAGTGACCGAAGGACAAGAGGTGACCCTGCAGTGCCAGAGGCCGGCCGCGGAGCTGGGGCCGGTCATGTTCGCCCTGCTCAAGGCAGGAAGCGCAGCGCCGGTGCAGGTCCGGGCGCCGGCCGGGCGGGAGACCGACTTCTCCCTGCGGAACTTGAGCGCCGGCGACAGCGGGAACTACAGCTGCGTGTACTACCAGGCCAGGGCCCCTTTCCGGGCTTCACAGGCCAGTCCTCGCCTTGAGATCCGGGTGGCGG GAACCAAGACCAATGCCAGGCTGGAGCCCTTCTTGGCTGAAGCGGAGATCCTCCAAGGTCCAGATGCTGTGCTACTAAGCTCAGTTTTCTAG
- the TARM1 gene encoding T-cell-interacting, activating receptor on myeloid cells protein 1 isoform X1 yields the protein MMLSKLLLLLCFRLCVGQADRGRAEVLPKPSLRAWPSSVVPDGSSVTLRCGTPTRDVSFALRKGARVWEMVQSPDSTEGQAEFHLPDVKSSHAGEYTCEYHRRGNPHVSARPSDALLLLVTGYLRQPSLQAHRRGPVTEGQEVTLQCQRPAAELGPVMFALLKAGSAAPVQVRAPAGRETDFSLRNLSAGDSGNYSCVYYQARAPFRASQASPRLEIRVAASLPSITSDYTTGNHIRLALAAVIMVIAGAFLLEAWCRQRHVHGESG from the exons ATGATGCTCTCCAAACTACTTCTCCTTCTCTGCTTCA GGCTGTGTGTAGGCCAAGCAGACCGAGGAAGAGCTG AGGTGCTTCCCAAGCCCTCCCTCAGGGCCTGGCCCAGCTCGGTGGTCCCCGACGGGAGCTCTGTGACCCTGCGATGCGGGACTCCCACCAGGGATGTAAGCTTTGCTCTCAGGAAGGGGGCACGCGTCTGGGAGATGGTCCAGTCACCCGACTCCACAGAGGGCCAGGCTGAATTCCATCTCCCCGATGTAAAGTCCAGCCACGCGGGCGAGTACACCTGCGAATACCACAGGAGGGGGAACCCCCACGTGAGCGCACGGCCCAGCGACGCCCTGCTACTGCTGGTGACGG GGTATCTCCGTCAACCTTCCCTCCAAGCACACCGAAGGGGGCCAGTGACCGAAGGACAAGAGGTGACCCTGCAGTGCCAGAGGCCGGCCGCGGAGCTGGGGCCGGTCATGTTCGCCCTGCTCAAGGCAGGAAGCGCAGCGCCGGTGCAGGTCCGGGCGCCGGCCGGGCGGGAGACCGACTTCTCCCTGCGGAACTTGAGCGCCGGCGACAGCGGGAACTACAGCTGCGTGTACTACCAGGCCAGGGCCCCTTTCCGGGCTTCACAGGCCAGTCCTCGCCTTGAGATCCGGGTGGCGG CTTCCCTGCCTTCCATAACCTCGGATTACACCACGGGGAACCACATCAGACTCGCTCTAGCCGCCGTAATTATGGTTATTGCAGGGGCTTTCCTGCTTGAAGCCTGGTGTAGGCAGAGGCACGTCCACGGGGAGTCAG GATGA
- the TARM1 gene encoding T-cell-interacting, activating receptor on myeloid cells protein 1 isoform X4: protein MMLSKLLLLLCFRLCVGQADRGRAEVLPKPSLRAWPSSVVPDGSSVTLRCGTPTRDVSFALRKGARVWEMVQSPDSTEGQAEFHLPDVKSSHAGEYTCEYHRRGNPHVSARPSDALLLLVTGYLRQPSLQAHRRGPVTEGQEVTLQCQRPAAELGPVMFALLKAGSAAPVQVRAPAGRETDFSLRNLSAGDSGNYSCVYYQARAPFRASQASPRLEIRVAG, encoded by the exons ATGATGCTCTCCAAACTACTTCTCCTTCTCTGCTTCA GGCTGTGTGTAGGCCAAGCAGACCGAGGAAGAGCTG AGGTGCTTCCCAAGCCCTCCCTCAGGGCCTGGCCCAGCTCGGTGGTCCCCGACGGGAGCTCTGTGACCCTGCGATGCGGGACTCCCACCAGGGATGTAAGCTTTGCTCTCAGGAAGGGGGCACGCGTCTGGGAGATGGTCCAGTCACCCGACTCCACAGAGGGCCAGGCTGAATTCCATCTCCCCGATGTAAAGTCCAGCCACGCGGGCGAGTACACCTGCGAATACCACAGGAGGGGGAACCCCCACGTGAGCGCACGGCCCAGCGACGCCCTGCTACTGCTGGTGACGG GGTATCTCCGTCAACCTTCCCTCCAAGCACACCGAAGGGGGCCAGTGACCGAAGGACAAGAGGTGACCCTGCAGTGCCAGAGGCCGGCCGCGGAGCTGGGGCCGGTCATGTTCGCCCTGCTCAAGGCAGGAAGCGCAGCGCCGGTGCAGGTCCGGGCGCCGGCCGGGCGGGAGACCGACTTCTCCCTGCGGAACTTGAGCGCCGGCGACAGCGGGAACTACAGCTGCGTGTACTACCAGGCCAGGGCCCCTTTCCGGGCTTCACAGGCCAGTCCTCGCCTTGAGATCCGGGTGGCGG GATGA
- the TARM1 gene encoding T-cell-interacting, activating receptor on myeloid cells protein 1 isoform X3 has translation MMLSKLLLLLCFRLCVGQADRGRAEVLPKPSLRAWPSSVVPDGSSVTLRCGTPTRDVSFALRKGARVWEMVQSPDSTEGQAEFHLPDVKSSHAGEYTCEYHRRGNPHVSARPSDALLLLVTGYLRQPSLQAHRRGPVTEGQEVTLQCQRPAAELGPVMFALLKAGSAAPVQVRAPAGRETDFSLRNLSAGDSGNYSCVYYQARAPFRASQASPRLEIRVAGNTAGDGLEKSLALTGMCRGKTRTQASL, from the exons ATGATGCTCTCCAAACTACTTCTCCTTCTCTGCTTCA GGCTGTGTGTAGGCCAAGCAGACCGAGGAAGAGCTG AGGTGCTTCCCAAGCCCTCCCTCAGGGCCTGGCCCAGCTCGGTGGTCCCCGACGGGAGCTCTGTGACCCTGCGATGCGGGACTCCCACCAGGGATGTAAGCTTTGCTCTCAGGAAGGGGGCACGCGTCTGGGAGATGGTCCAGTCACCCGACTCCACAGAGGGCCAGGCTGAATTCCATCTCCCCGATGTAAAGTCCAGCCACGCGGGCGAGTACACCTGCGAATACCACAGGAGGGGGAACCCCCACGTGAGCGCACGGCCCAGCGACGCCCTGCTACTGCTGGTGACGG GGTATCTCCGTCAACCTTCCCTCCAAGCACACCGAAGGGGGCCAGTGACCGAAGGACAAGAGGTGACCCTGCAGTGCCAGAGGCCGGCCGCGGAGCTGGGGCCGGTCATGTTCGCCCTGCTCAAGGCAGGAAGCGCAGCGCCGGTGCAGGTCCGGGCGCCGGCCGGGCGGGAGACCGACTTCTCCCTGCGGAACTTGAGCGCCGGCGACAGCGGGAACTACAGCTGCGTGTACTACCAGGCCAGGGCCCCTTTCCGGGCTTCACAGGCCAGTCCTCGCCTTGAGATCCGGGTGGCGG GGAACACTGCTGGTGATGGTTTAGAGAAGAGCTTGGCACTGACTGGGATGTGTAGGGGGAAGACACGAACACAGGCTTCTCTTTAG